The nucleotide window GCGGCGGACCGGCCGGAGACAATTCATGACCCTATCACGCACCCTGCTGCTCGCCCTCACGGCCACCGGCCTGATGTCGGGACACGCCCTCGCCCAGCCCAAGGCGGACCCGGACTGGCCCTGCGTTCAGCGCAAGGTCTCGACCCTGAGCCCGGGCACGGTCTGGACCGGCCCGGATCTCGCCGAGGCCGGCCCCTGGGGCGACGATTTCGAGGCGGCATCGCTCGCTCAGAAAATCGCCTCGCGACGCACCGAGTTGAGCGAAGTCGACCCCCTGCTCGACGCGTTCGTCGCCAAGGCCGGTGACGAGAAGGCCAAGCGCCTGACCCGCGTTTTCGCCGGCGTGTTCGAGGTGGTGAACAACGAGCGCGGCCGGGTCATCGGCGGGATCGCGCGCTATGCCCAGGGTCAGCGGCGGATGGCCGAGCGCATCCGGCAGGAGGCCGATCAGATCAGTTCGGTGAAGGACGGCCCCGGCGCCAACGACGCCCGCGAGATGCCCAAGGAAGCCTCGGATCTGGAGACGAAGTTCGCCTGGGACCGGCGCATCTTCCAAGAACGCAGCCAGTCCCTGAGCTATGTCTGCGAAGTACCGACCCTGCTGGAACAGCGCCTCGGCGAGGTCGCCCGCAAGATTCAGGCACGCCTCTGATCCGACATCTCGATACGTCGACGCATCGCAGTCGCTCGTTCAGGCCCGCCGGTCCCTCCGGCGGGCCTTTTTACTGGCCTCCCCCGTGAGCGATCGCTCACGTTCGATTCGCGCGACTTCCGCAACGATCCACCACGTCCGGAAGTCCTCATTAATCCGCTCGATGGCGGAAATTATTCCGGCAGCATCGATTGCCAAATCGTCCCGCGCTGCGTTCCTATTGATCCCGAAGTCTTTGTAATATCTGGCAAATCGTGTTGCTCGGAGATCACGCGCCGGCGCCATCTCGACAGGATCCCTATGAGAATGGGTGGATCCCCTCACCACTGGATTGTCCGAGCCCGATACGCCCCGCAACAATGAGCAACGAGCCGGAAAAAACCCGGCCACGCCGGTAAAAGAAATCGAAGGGTCTCGGGACATGAAGAAGCGGACGCTGCGGAGCAGCCTCCTCGTGTCGGTAGCGTTGCTGCCGGGCGTCGCCTACGCACAGGCGGTAGTCGTGGGTGGCCAGCAGGCCGTAACGCTGCAGGAACTCGATGTCGTCGCCACCACGCCGACGGCCAACCTGCGCAATGCGCAGGGCGTCCTGCTCGGCCAGGACCGCGACAAGCTTCCCCAGAACACCAGCGTCCTGACCTCGGCCGACGTCAACCGGGTCGGCACCCCGAGCGTGCTGCGCGCCCTCGACGAGCGGATCGGCTCGATCAGCATCAACAACGCGCAAGGCAACCCCTTCCAGCCGACCATCACCTATCGCGGCTTCGAAGCCTCGCCGCTCGGCGGAAGTCCGCAGGGCGTGGCCGTCTACGTGAACGGCAACCGCTTCAACACCTCCTTCGGCGACACGGTGCAGTGGGACCTCATCCCCGACATCGCCGTCGACCGCATCGAGCTCGAAGGCTCGAACCCGGCCTACGGCCTCAACGCCCTCGGCGGTGCGTTGAGCGTGCAGCTCAAGAACGGCTTCACCTACCAGGGGACCGAGCTGAACCTCTCCGGTGGCTCGTTCGGCCGTTTCGGCGGCTCGTTCCAGCACGGCCAGCGCTCGGACAATGTCGGCCTCTACGTCGCCGGCACCGCGCTTTCGGAGAACGGCTGGCGCGCGCACTCGCCGTCGCGGCTGCGCCAGTTCTACGGCGATCTCGGCGTCCAGGCGGAGAAGGGTGAGTTCCACCTGAACTTCATGGGCGCGATCAACAGCCTTACCGGCAACGGCACCCTGCCCGTCGACCTGCTGGCGGCCCAGCGCGACCAGGTCTTCACCTACCCCGACAAGACGCTGAATTCGTTCGGACGCATCGGGCTCTCGGGCACCTACGACATCACGCCCACCGTCAACATCTCCGGCAACGCCTATTACGGGCAGTTCGAGCAGAACACCGCCAACGGCGACGCCGCCGAGGTGGAGCGCTGCGAGGCGAACGAGCGCTTCCTCTGCTCGGAAGGCGCCAACGAGGAGCAGTTCTTCCTGCGCGACCGGCTGAACCGGCGTGTCCAGGCGAGCAACATCAGGACGGCGAACTTCGCCCGGCTGCCGGCCTTCGCCGATCGGTTCGACGAGGGCGGCCCCTATGCCTTCCTCAACTCCACAAAGACGAGCACCGAGAACTTCGGCGTCTCGGTCCAGACCAACGTGCGCGAGACGCTGTTCGGCCTGCCCAACCGCTTCGTCCTCGGCGGCTCCTACGATGGCGGCCGTACCGCCTTCACCGCCGACAACGCCATCGGCGGCCTGACCTTCGATCGCGGCTTCTTCGGCCCCGGCGTCGTCGTGCGCAGCGACGACAACTCGATCACCCCCGTCAGCGTGAAGTCGAGCAACGATTACGGCGGCATCTACCTGTCGAACAACACCGATCTGACCGACCGCCTGACGCTGACGCTGCAGGGCCGGTACAACATGGCCAAGATCGTGCTGCGGGATCAGATCGGAACGGCGCTGAACGGCGACCATTATTTCGAGCGGTTCAACCCGGGCGCCGGCTTGAGCTACAAGATCGTTCCCGAGTTCCTCACGGCGTATGGCGGCTATGTCGAGGCGAACCGCGCTCCGACCCCGGCCGAGCTCTCCTGCGCCGATCCGCTCGCCCCGTGTTCGCTGACCAACTTCTTCGTCGGCGATCCGCCGCTGAAGCAGGTGATCTCCCGCACCGTCGAGGCCGGCTTCCGCGGCAAGCTGCCCTCGCCGATCGAACTCGGTGTCCTGAGCTGGAAGGCCGGCGTGTTCCGTGCCCGCAACGAGGATGACATCACCTTCGTGCCCTCCGACATCACCATCGGCCGGGCCTACTTCCAGAATGTCGGCTCGACCCGCCGCCAGGGCGTCGAGGCGAGCCTCAGCATCACGACCCCGGTCTGGAACGCCTTCGTCGACTACGCCTTCGTCGACGCGACCTTCCAGTCGCCGCTGACCCTGGCATCGGGCGGCAACCCGTTCGCTACTCCGAACCCGGCCCAACCGGACAATTCGGAGGCCAACCAGATCTTCGTGAAGCGCGGCGACAAGCTTCCCGGCGTCGCCCCGCACCAGGTCAAGATCGGCGTCCAGTACATGGTCACGCCGGAATGGAAGGTCGGCGTGCTGGCCCGCGTCGCCACCGGCAAGTACCTCGTCGGCGACGAGTCGAACCTGAACAAGACCACGGGCAATTATGCGGTCATCGGGTTCAACACGAGCTACCGTGTGAGCGAGCATTTCGAGGTCTACGGCTACGTCGAGAACGCGCTGAACGCGAAATATGCCACCTTCGGTACCTTCTCGCCCGTCGGCGAGGTTCCGATCCTGGCATTGCCGAATGCCAGCTCCAACCGGAGCCTGGCACCGGGCGCGCCGATCGCGGCCTATGGCGGCATGCGCATCTTCTGGTAGCCGCTCCCTGACGCCCCTTCGAAGGGCCACCGCTCCGGCAACGGGGCGGTGGCCTTTTTTGTTGGTCGCCGCATGCGGCGGATGGCCTCCACAGGGGGAGGGTGCATCGCGGGTTCGACGATGTCGCAGCAACATGCCGGGTGACTCGAGCGTTGGCGTGCCATGTTCGACATTACCGGAAAGCATCACATGACCAAGGCCCCCAGCGAGGCCAGGACGTCCTCGGCCAAGGCGCATTCGCCGACCACGGCCTCGCCGTCGATCCGCCTCCTCGTGCCCGTCCTCGTCTTCACCGCCATCGCCGGTCCGGCCTTCGCCTCGGCCTGCTCCGACCAGATCGCCACGATCGAGCGGCGCCTCAACAGTTCCGGTGCCGTGTCGGTCACCGGCACCGCCTCGGCCGACGGCAAGGTCGCGGCCAATCCGTCGATGGGGCTCGATGCGCCTCCCGGCGGCAAGCCCACCGATCCCTCGACCACCCCCAACGCCAAGAGTGTCGACCACGCCCGTCACCTGATCGAGCAGGCGCGCAAGCAGGATGCGGCGGGCGATGCCAAGGGCTGCGAGGACACGATGACCGAGGCCAAGAAGGCGGCGGGCTCCCTGCCGTAACGGAACAGTCCTGCCGCGCCGGCTTTCGGCGCAAAGACGAGAAAGGCCGCCCTTCGCGATGCGAGGGCGGCCTTTCTTCGTCGGGTGCATCCGTGAGGATGCCGGATCAGTAGGCGTTCTTGGTGGTCACGAGGGAGAGGGGGGTCGCGAGCATGATCTGGATGTCGAACAGGATCGACCAGTTCTCGATGTAGTAGAGGTCGTGGTCGACGCGGCGCTGGATCTTCTCGTCGGTATCGGTTTCGCCGCGCCAGCCGTTGACCTGGGCCCAGCCGGTGATGCCTGGCTTGACCTTGTGCCGGGCGAAGTAGCCGTCGACCACCTGATCGTAGAGGGTCGTGCTGGTCTTGGCCTGAACGGCATGAGGGCGCGGCCCGACCAGGGACAATTCTCCCTTCATGACGTTGAAGAGCTGCGGAAGCTCGTCCAGCGACGTCCTGCGGATGAACCGACCGAAGGGCGTGACGCGCGGGTCGCCCCGCGTGACCTGCTTTGAAGCCGTGTAATCGGATTGGTCCGCATACATGGATCGGAACTTGTAGACCTCGATCGTCTCGTTGTTGAAGCCGAGACGCTTCTGCCGGAACAGGATCGGACCCGGCGAGGTCAGACGAACGGCGATCGCCAGACCGATCATGACCGGTGCCAGGACCACCAGCATGGCCGCGCCGACGACGCGATCGAAGATGGCCTTGGCGACGATGTCCCAATCGGCCATCGGCTTGTCGAACACGTCGAGGACGGGAACGGACCCGAGATACGAATAGGCCCTCGGCCGCAGCTTGAGCTTCGTCGCCTTGGCGGAGAGCCGGATGTCGATCGGCAGCACCCAGAGCTTGGCCAGCATCTGCAGCAGACGATCCTCGGCCGCGATCGGCAGCGTGAACACCACGAGGTCGAGCCGGGTCGAGCGCGCATAATCCACGAGGTCGCTGACGGTGCCGAGCTTCGGATAGCCCGCGACCACCGACGACGACCGCATGTCCCCACGATCATCGAACACGCCGACGATGCGGATACCGGATTCGGTCTCGGCCTCGAGGGCGCGGATGAGCTCTTCCGCCAGTGGACCACCTCCGACGATGGCCGTGCGGCGATCGAACTGTCCCCGCCGCATGCGGGCCGTGACGAAGCGGAGCAGGATGAAACGCTCGGCGAGGAGCAGGGAAAGCCCCAAGGCAAAGAACGTCGCCAGCCAGATGCGGGAGTAATGGTCCGCGACCTTGGCGAAGACCATCACCGTGGCGACGACCAGGAAGGTCAGCGACCAGGCGGCGGTCAGGCGGAGAGCGGGCTTAAAGAAGCTGCGGAAGGCGGCGATCCGATAACTGCCGAAAATCTGGAACAAGGCCACCGCCAGTCCGGCGACGGACAGGATCGCCGTGGGATAGCTCCATCCCAAGGCGACCATGTCGGCGAGTTGAACCCGGTGAATGGCAAAGCCGAGGACAGTGACGAGAAACAGGTCCGCGAGCCGCACGCTGCCTGCCAGCACGACGGGAGATACCGCACCGCCATGATCGCGGGGGGCGCCGACCTCGGCCGGGGGAATCGTGGACACGACAGGGCCGTAAAGGCCCGCATCGGCGGCATTCAGCTGGCCGGGGTGTCCCGCCGCTTTCAGAAGGTCGCGGACGTCGAAGGCACTCATCGTCTGCACTCGTTCAAGCTTACCGTCGGTGAGATGGCCGACGGTGCCATATCGAGGTCACGGAACGTTTAACGAAGACATGACGACCGACAGCGCGGAAACAGGGGCGAGCCGGGGAGGGGAGCCGTCTGTCGTCAGCTCGACTTCGGCAATTGCTTCAGCGTCGAAAGCGGCGTCCTGACGATGGATGCCGCCCGCACCCGCAGAGCGGCAGCGTAACCGGACAGGACATCCGCCCCCATCCGTTTCATCGAGAACCGTGTCTGGACGAATTCGCCGAGTGCCCGCGACCGCGCCGAGCCCTGGGCGGGGTCTTCGTCGAGCAGGCGGACGATGGCGCGCTTGAGGGCGAAAGGATCTCCGGCACCGACGAGATCGGTCGCAGCCGCCCCGAAGATCTCGGGAATGCCGCCCACATTGGTCGAGACGAGGGGTTGCTGGGCGGCAGCGGCTTCGAGCACCACGTAGGGGAGGGATTCCGCCAGAGACGGAACCACCATGATCCGCCCCTTCGCCAGCGCCGCACGAATAGGCTGGGGCGGCTCGAACGCCACAGAACCGGACAGGCCGAGCTGGCGCGCGCGCTCCGCCAGTTGATCGGCATCCGGCCCCGAGCCCACCATGAGCAGTCGCGTGGGACGTCCCTCGGCATGCAGCCCCACCAAGGCGTCGAGCAGAACCGGAATGCCCTTCGCCTCCCGAAGCTCGCCCACATAAACGAGATCGTAGGCGTCCGCCTTGTGCTGCACCGGCACGAATTCCGCCTCGTCGATGCCGTTATGGACGATCCTCACGGTGCGGGGCCGGCCGCCCACGAAGCGTCTGTGCCGGCCGGCGACATACTCGCTCTCGAACAGGAACACGTCGGTGCGCGTCGCGAGCAGGCGCTCGACGCCCATATATATCCGGTGCCGCAGCGTTCCCGGCTTGTAATTATAGCTTCCACCATGGGGAGTGTAGGCGCGGATGAGCGAAGGCAGATTCGACGGCATGCCAGCGAGGCGCGCATAGGCGCCACCCTTCGCGCCGTGGCCGTGCAGAATCGTGGCGCCGATACCGCGCGCTCGTCTGGCGACCGCGCGCACCACCACGATATCCGATCCATGCGGATTACGCCGCATCGGTAGCCTGACGATACCGAGCTCGAGATGCGGCAGGAGATCGTTCAACGCCTCGATCGCGCGCTCGCCGCCGGTCGACGAATCGCAGATCAGCCCGACCTTGTGACCGGCCGCAGCCTGAAGCCTCGCGAGGTCACAGACATGACGGAACAGCCCTCCGACCGGCGCGCGGAACACGTGCAGGATGCGATGGACCTTCTTGCCCTCGTTGAGGGAGGCACCGACGGACAGGACGGAGGCGGACGCACTCACGATAGGAACTCCACGCGACGACCTTTCGAACCGAGAGGGGGTTCGACGTCGGCGGAGACTGGTCTCCAGAGGTGGTGCGATCGTTAAAACGGTGCGCCGTATCGGCTTCCCGCGTCATCGAAAGGGGAAAACCCTCCTACGCGGTTAGGCAACCCCTAAAGGAAAAGCGAAAAAGCGAACCATTGTCGACGAGTCGAGCATGATCCGTCGCGACCTCATCGGGTTGGCTGTCCGGACCGGAACGATGCCTGAGGACACGCGCGGGATGCTCGGCATCGAACGACTTGCACAGGAGAAAATGCCTGTGTCGAATTGGCTGCGAGTTGGCGTTCCTAGAAGAAGCGCTCCTTGACCACGATCGTGTCGCCCGGTCTCACCGGGTAGGTCATCGGGACGATGCCGGAGACGAGGCCGTTCGGGCCTTCGCGGGTGAGGACGGCATAGTCGCGCGCCGCCCGCGGCCCGAACCCCGCCGCGATCGCCACCGCCGTCTCGACGGCCATGCCGTTCACGTAAGGGTACTGCCCCGAGGTCGTGACTTCGCCGAGGATGTAGAACGGACGATAGGCGTCCACCTCCACCGTGACATGCGGCTCTCGCACGAAACCCGAGGCGAGCTTGGCTTCGATCGTCCGGGCGGCCTGGGCGGTCGACTGCCCCCCGACCTTCACGAGGCCGATGAGCGGCATGGCGATGCCGCCGGCGCCGTCGATGGCATAGATGTTGGAGAGGTTGTCCTGGCCGAAGACGATGACGCGGAGCCGGTCGCCGGTCGAGAGCGTGTAGCGTCCCCCGATCGATCCGGTACCGGTGGCGTCGAGCTGTGCGGTCCTGAAATCGGGACGCAGGCAGCCGCCCAGTGCCAGTGTGGAGGTCAGAGCGAGGAGAAAGGAGCGCCGTTTCATCTTCCAAGCCGCTAAGAGCAAGTTTCTGCCCTTCGTCGTAGGATCATATGGTTAACGAAAGCTGATGCCCCGAAAGGAATGCGCTGTTCTGCGGTCGATCTTAACCGACGATCAATCTTAACGAGTTCTAGTCTTTCGGCAGGCGCTCGATGCGCTGTCCTGCCTTGCGTAAAGATCGTCTCATGCCCCGCTCGCAGCAGACCATGTCCCCCTTCGAGCCGATCCCGCAGCGGGACGAGGGCCTCGGCCTGTCCCAACTGTTCGGGCTCCTGGCGCGCTCTTGGCGCTGGATCGTCGTTCCGACAGTGGCGGCGGGGATCGGGGCCATCGTTTTCGTGCAGGTCGTGCCGCCCCGCTACACCGGCGAGGCGAAGATCCTGCTGGAAAGCCGCGATGCGGCCTTCACCCGCTCCGCACAGGAACGCAGCGATCAGCCCCTGGCCATCGACGATCAGGCGGTGGCGAGCCAGGTCCAGGTGGTGATGTCCCGTGATATCGCACGGGAGGCGATCCGCCGGCTGAAACTCGTCGGCAATGCCGAATTCGATCCCGAGGTCGACGGCATCGGCCCGGTCCAGCGCGTCCTGATGATGATCGGTCTCGGCAAGAACCCGATGGAGCGCCCCCCCGAAGACCGGGTGCTCGACACCTATTTCGACCGCCTCCTGGTCTACCCGGCCGGCAAGTCCCGCATCCTGACCGTCGAGTTCCGATCGCGTGATCCCGAACTGGCCGCCAAGGCCGCGAACACCATCGCGGAACTCTACATCGCCTCGCTGGAATCGGCGAAGGTGGACACCGCCCGCTATGCCTCGACCTGGCTCGGCGGCAACATCGATACCCTCCGCACCCGCGTGTCGGAGGCCGAGGCGAAGGTCGAGACCTTCCGCGCCCGCAACGGATTGATCGGCGCCGGCGGCAGCACCAGCCAGCCTCTCGGCACCCAGCAGCTCAGCGAATTATCGAGCCAGCTCTCGCAGGCCCGAACCGTCAAGGCCGACCTGACCAGCCGGGCCAAGCTCATCCGCGAGATGATCAAGGACGGTCGCGCCTTCGAGATTCCGGATGTCGCCAACAACGAGGTCATCCGGCGTACGGTCGAGCAGCGCATCACCATGCGCGGACAGCTCGCCCTCGAATCGCGCACGCTGATGCCGGCCCATCCCCGCATCAAGGAGTTGACGGCGCAGATCTCGGACCTCGACGCGCAGATCAAGGCCACCGCCGACCGGGTGGTGCGGACGATGGAGAACGATGCCCGCATCGCCGAGGCCCGGGTCGACAGCCTCACCGCCGCCGTCGACGCGCAGCGCGACATCGTCTCGAAGGGCAATTCCAGCGAGGTCCAGTTGCGTGCCCTCGAGCGCGAGGCGAAAGCCCAGCGCGACCAGCTCGAATCCTATCTCTCGCGCTACCGCGAGGCCTCGGCACGCGACGCCGAGAGCGCGGCGCCCGCCGATGCCCGCGTGGTCTCGCGCGCCGTGGTGCCCCAGGTCCCGTCCTTCCCGAAGAAGCTGCCCATCGTGGCGCTCGCCATGGTGATGACGATGCTGCTCGCCATGGGCGGGGTGGTGGCGCGCCATCTCCT belongs to Methylobacterium sp. 77 and includes:
- a CDS encoding TonB-dependent receptor encodes the protein MKKRTLRSSLLVSVALLPGVAYAQAVVVGGQQAVTLQELDVVATTPTANLRNAQGVLLGQDRDKLPQNTSVLTSADVNRVGTPSVLRALDERIGSISINNAQGNPFQPTITYRGFEASPLGGSPQGVAVYVNGNRFNTSFGDTVQWDLIPDIAVDRIELEGSNPAYGLNALGGALSVQLKNGFTYQGTELNLSGGSFGRFGGSFQHGQRSDNVGLYVAGTALSENGWRAHSPSRLRQFYGDLGVQAEKGEFHLNFMGAINSLTGNGTLPVDLLAAQRDQVFTYPDKTLNSFGRIGLSGTYDITPTVNISGNAYYGQFEQNTANGDAAEVERCEANERFLCSEGANEEQFFLRDRLNRRVQASNIRTANFARLPAFADRFDEGGPYAFLNSTKTSTENFGVSVQTNVRETLFGLPNRFVLGGSYDGGRTAFTADNAIGGLTFDRGFFGPGVVVRSDDNSITPVSVKSSNDYGGIYLSNNTDLTDRLTLTLQGRYNMAKIVLRDQIGTALNGDHYFERFNPGAGLSYKIVPEFLTAYGGYVEANRAPTPAELSCADPLAPCSLTNFFVGDPPLKQVISRTVEAGFRGKLPSPIELGVLSWKAGVFRARNEDDITFVPSDITIGRAYFQNVGSTRRQGVEASLSITTPVWNAFVDYAFVDATFQSPLTLASGGNPFATPNPAQPDNSEANQIFVKRGDKLPGVAPHQVKIGVQYMVTPEWKVGVLARVATGKYLVGDESNLNKTTGNYAVIGFNTSYRVSEHFEVYGYVENALNAKYATFGTFSPVGEVPILALPNASSNRSLAPGAPIAAYGGMRIFW
- a CDS encoding undecaprenyl-phosphate glucose phosphotransferase: MSAFDVRDLLKAAGHPGQLNAADAGLYGPVVSTIPPAEVGAPRDHGGAVSPVVLAGSVRLADLFLVTVLGFAIHRVQLADMVALGWSYPTAILSVAGLAVALFQIFGSYRIAAFRSFFKPALRLTAAWSLTFLVVATVMVFAKVADHYSRIWLATFFALGLSLLLAERFILLRFVTARMRRGQFDRRTAIVGGGPLAEELIRALEAETESGIRIVGVFDDRGDMRSSSVVAGYPKLGTVSDLVDYARSTRLDLVVFTLPIAAEDRLLQMLAKLWVLPIDIRLSAKATKLKLRPRAYSYLGSVPVLDVFDKPMADWDIVAKAIFDRVVGAAMLVVLAPVMIGLAIAVRLTSPGPILFRQKRLGFNNETIEVYKFRSMYADQSDYTASKQVTRGDPRVTPFGRFIRRTSLDELPQLFNVMKGELSLVGPRPHAVQAKTSTTLYDQVVDGYFARHKVKPGITGWAQVNGWRGETDTDEKIQRRVDHDLYYIENWSILFDIQIMLATPLSLVTTKNAY
- a CDS encoding glycosyltransferase family 4 protein; protein product: MSASASVLSVGASLNEGKKVHRILHVFRAPVGGLFRHVCDLARLQAAAGHKVGLICDSSTGGERAIEALNDLLPHLELGIVRLPMRRNPHGSDIVVVRAVARRARGIGATILHGHGAKGGAYARLAGMPSNLPSLIRAYTPHGGSYNYKPGTLRHRIYMGVERLLATRTDVFLFESEYVAGRHRRFVGGRPRTVRIVHNGIDEAEFVPVQHKADAYDLVYVGELREAKGIPVLLDALVGLHAEGRPTRLLMVGSGPDADQLAERARQLGLSGSVAFEPPQPIRAALAKGRIMVVPSLAESLPYVVLEAAAAQQPLVSTNVGGIPEIFGAAATDLVGAGDPFALKRAIVRLLDEDPAQGSARSRALGEFVQTRFSMKRMGADVLSGYAAALRVRAASIVRTPLSTLKQLPKSS
- a CDS encoding polysaccharide biosynthesis/export family protein → MKRRSFLLALTSTLALGGCLRPDFRTAQLDATGTGSIGGRYTLSTGDRLRVIVFGQDNLSNIYAIDGAGGIAMPLIGLVKVGGQSTAQAARTIEAKLASGFVREPHVTVEVDAYRPFYILGEVTTSGQYPYVNGMAVETAVAIAAGFGPRAARDYAVLTREGPNGLVSGIVPMTYPVRPGDTIVVKERFF
- a CDS encoding GumC family protein; translated protein: MPRSQQTMSPFEPIPQRDEGLGLSQLFGLLARSWRWIVVPTVAAGIGAIVFVQVVPPRYTGEAKILLESRDAAFTRSAQERSDQPLAIDDQAVASQVQVVMSRDIAREAIRRLKLVGNAEFDPEVDGIGPVQRVLMMIGLGKNPMERPPEDRVLDTYFDRLLVYPAGKSRILTVEFRSRDPELAAKAANTIAELYIASLESAKVDTARYASTWLGGNIDTLRTRVSEAEAKVETFRARNGLIGAGGSTSQPLGTQQLSELSSQLSQARTVKADLTSRAKLIREMIKDGRAFEIPDVANNEVIRRTVEQRITMRGQLALESRTLMPAHPRIKELTAQISDLDAQIKATADRVVRTMENDARIAEARVDSLTAAVDAQRDIVSKGNSSEVQLRALEREAKAQRDQLESYLSRYREASARDAESAAPADARVVSRAVVPQVPSFPKKLPIVALAMVMTMLLAMGGVVARHLLSDPDNTRRRRRTGPDEQTTEPAPFTFPEASVAMSRTSTAASVYEAPLTASVVVSPVGTPLASVSMPDVAPPSAQADVETEDAETTTDGPSRTGASNHDLQALIRRLRERNGRNGGSILVAETDMAADRQLAMVLAEALAANGRILFVDVNGPACASDDAGLTDLVAGEAAFLDVIRSVSSVRRLHVIPRGFVDCDILTEEPEALAIALDALAQSYDWVVYRLGEAHSPEARDLLAAMAGRMKAVVIASDKAPDDAELVMLYTFAEQAGVASVLVAGEQASIAVEDIAEKTSETGLRLSAA